From Micropterus dolomieu isolate WLL.071019.BEF.003 ecotype Adirondacks linkage group LG21, ASM2129224v1, whole genome shotgun sequence:
TGAAAATGTGTCAATGTTGCCAGAAAATCaataaatgcagctttaaaatctgattttatcaAGACTTCAACAGTAATCTGGCTCTCATTCACTGAAGCACCCTACACCTTTTGACTCCTTTGGCATCCTTTTCCCCCATTTTTGCAATTTGACTGCAGTTTCCTGTGATTATTGGTAAGACCCCAAGAAGCCCAGCTGCCACTCCAGAGAATTCCTTCCCATTCTGTGATAACAGCTCCATTGGCTCTCCACAGCTGCCAAGGACTTCATGGAGCTGAAGGCAGAGACCCAAAACTTCTACTGTGTGTGATGGTGAACCAATAGGCATCTGGGATCACATTGACATCCAGTGGCAATATTACAATTGGTTCCCTTGGAAGAAAGCACTCAGGCGTTGTTTCTCATTGCTGTAACACAATACCTATAATACAGCAGTTTAGTTAGCATCCCTTCAATTTGAAATCATATTTTATGACCATTGTACTTACATGTTCATGCGAGAATAATAAATAAGATTTCCTCCAAAATTATTTTGCACAATTCCCCTCACATCTACGGGAGTGCTGTTCCAAAAGCATGCTGGGTACTTCTTGTGTGCAATTTTCAGTGAATAGGGCCTGATTTTGATGAAGGCTATGATGATCACTCTATTCAGGACAAGAAAGACGGAAATAAAACCGCTTGCCAGTCTTCATACCAAGAGCTCTGCTCATTAGGACTGAAAAAGGAATAAAATGGCCTTCAATGTTTGCCTCCACGGCTACTCCATAGGACTTAAAGGACAATAGTGAAATTCAACTCTAACATGATGTTACAGGAGAGTGTAAAATATACTACCTCCTTTGCTGACAACAAGGGGAGATTTGCCCTGTCCTTTAATCTGAATTTGTTATACTGATGTACAACTCAGTGGAGAATAAACTGTGAAAGGTAAGAAAGGTTACTGTAACATAATTCAGGATGACTTTCTCAGAATAAGAGAGGGTCATTTCTGATTCCCAAAGTCAGCCTTCTATTCACTGCCAACAGAGTGGCTCCACGCTGTGGATCCGTATGACATCATAGATTTGAGTCGTGACTCTTCAATTTGCTTCAGGACAGAATTGTTCATTCCactgcataataataataatattattataataacccAAAAGTCAGTTTCAGTAGAATTCCCAGCAGAGATATATTTCCTACACTTTGTCTGTGATGATAGTGAGCTTTTTGACCTGAACTGCTGCAGAATCAGACAGTCTTACCATAATGCTGGCGTGCAAGTCAGAGATTCAGTATGGTGATATGGcaaactaaccaatcagaaTATGTAAATTACAGATTCCAGGTCTGAGCTGGAGTCAACACAGGAAATGAGAAGAATCGATACCACGTGATGACAGAAAACACTAAACTTTTAGGCATTCAGCTAACCAAGCACAGACATTCAAAATATTCACTTGGTTGCTGTTTGACCCTTGTCAGCCATTTTTGGCCCAGCCACATGTAATCAGACTCCACCAAAACAAACCAGTTTTCCATTCATAAATAACCTAAAATAAACCCCAAAATTACCCCTTAATTAATGTTTCAGAGGACAGTGTATTCTCCAGGTTTTGAACCACTTGTTTATTGACAAAAAACATTGGCAAATCATACAATATTAGTCTTTGCAATTGTGACAGTAGTGGAAAACTACCTTTAATGTGTGGCccttccacacatacacacacaccaaggtTGTTTTGCTGTCCAGTATTGTTGGGCAGATGTTGACGACAGGACTCCAGGAAGTTATTGCTCCCTGCTATAAAATAAAGGCTGCGTCTGAAATCACCCTTTTTACTATGTAGCGCACTGTATTTATAGTCTGATGTTAATTTGAGTATCAGAATTGTAAGTTTGTAAATGTATCCATTTTATAGCACCCACAAAAATTCCACAATTAGCAGTATCCATGGCTGAACACCACACCGGCTACTTCCTTTGcactatttgtatttgtttacaatCTACAGAACCCTAGTATGTTCTTGGTCATTGTTGCTTTTTATGTACTTTTATATGTTTTTCACTTACTTGTATGTACATGtaatagtttgtttgttttgtatctaTATTTTGCATCTATGATGTTCTTGTTTTTAGCTGCATGTCTATTTCTGTCTTCCTGTAAATTGTTGTGTGTAGGTAAACTGAGAGCCAACTTAAAGCCGGTGTCAAATTccttgtgtgtgtacacacacttgGTCAATAAAGCTGAATCTTAGGCTGCTAACAATCCTCCAAACAACATTCCcaccagcctcagctgtactttgtattttgtgttaattAGCAAAATGCAGCCATACTAACTACAGTAgcatggtgaacatggtaaacatctgctaaacatcagcatgtaacATTGTCATTAAGCATGCTACCATGCTGACATTTGTAATGTATAGGTtttatcatttgtttttgtgactttTAAAACTCCTGCGAGTTGTTTGGAAGGCTTTCCAGACACTGGAGACTTGACACCAAACAGTGGATTCGAAATAACAACAAAGGAGATACCACCGCAGGACTGTAAGGATGAGACAAAGTCTATGCCATGCCAGAATTCAAGAAGGAGTGAAGGAAATATAGCACATTAACTCAGATGCCCCCTAACAAAAGCCTGGAGATGTCCCACAGTGTCACACAGCCAACTCTGCCCACTCTACTCACTCATCTTCATCCTCAACACTGTGCTTCTGAGGCCGGGCACACTAAAGGGGGACTGGGAGAAGCATTTGAAAACATCACTTCAAGCAGCCTGTCAGAGGATCTGAGAGACTTTGATAACATAAGGCCCCGCCGACAGCTTGATTCTTGTCTGTTTTGGGGAACAGCGCCGGAGGACAGGAGCACAAGCCCTCTGTTTGGGAGACATAATGCACCTTCCCTCAGATGAAGTCCTAGCTACAATCAAATCCAGAGGATATAAGATTCAGAGAAAGATTTCAATCAACCAAACAATGCCAAACAATGAATGAGTTAATGCGGTCATGTGTTTGAGGTTGAAACCAAGTTGTGGCTGACATGTAAGAAGCCAGGCACTTGCTTTTTGCACACGTCTTAGAGGCAAAAATGTGGTTAGATTTGGGGCaagtttgcttttatttgaatgtttacCATCATCTTTATTGTGTTTCAGCTAATGCAAACTCAAGAAAGCTTACACCATCTGCTGAATCTGCTGAGTAAAACAGCACGGTCCGCAACAACAGGACACATCTGAAATAAGAGTACATGCACACCTGGGACTATGCATGACGTGTGCATTATTTTGTGACTGTGAAGCAGTCAGATGTGCAGCATATCTTGTATGCATAGCTGGTATGTGACTTACGTGTAATTAATCACAACAGAGGAGCGGTCCCATGATATTTCTATTGTGTGTTTCCTATTGTTTTccattgttgttgtgtgttactgtttctAACTGATGTCTCTTTTAATCAGTGGTATGCATAATATGTATAATTAATTATCGttacattataattattattattttttaatctgtttgctttgatgtgtctgtttttaccATGCCCTTCATGTAGAGGGGCCCTGAGTTCAAATCTAATTTTAAGGACTTCattttttcagtttatattgcCCTTAATGGGGCATTTTACTAAATGAAACTGTTAACTAACTAATACATTCACAAAGACTCAGACTAGAAAGGAGCTACAATCCATTTATaatgaaaaaagagaaggagaaacagGGGGATCAAAGGGGGCCCacagttattttttaaagtgtatATTACCCACACCACATTATATCCCAGGGAACAATTtcggtcaaatacttgttcttttttcatttaactgtTTGTAACGGTTTAGTCTAGTTTCTGGCCAAAAACATGTTTCGAGcttgcagtgtttttttaagGAATACACTGAGAGCAGCATGTAAGACCATTGGTATGCACAGAACAGAGCACTACTATACAGAGGAGCAAAGGAGATACCGACCACTACTGCCTCCAGGTGGAGCTGAAAGACAACAGATCACAGGTCAGCCATCATGCAGCCAAAGCCCTCTTGCTTCAGCAGGCTCTCTTTCCCTGGATTTTCATACATAGTCCTAGAGTCATGTTGTCACAGCCAGTTACCACACATTGCAAAGCCAAGCAGAGTAACCTCATCAGTATCCTATTTGTAATTCTGTTTTGTGCAACTCCAGCATTGCCTATGCAGTTTACAGCTGCAGTGTTGTCTTATTTAATAATGTCTCTAATTgttttttagttagttttaatACTGTGTGCGCCtaaattctgttttaattttcccTGCTGAGTATAATTGCTTTAAGTAGGCTTCTGCAGCGACATTATTTCTTCTAGCCCATCAATTAAGCTTCAACATCTTATTTAATCATGGACGCCGACTGTTCAGAGCTAAAGGAAACATCCCGCGACCCTGGATTATTCAGTTAAATTGAAGCAATGTTGaattatgatttttaaaaagcgGGTGATTACACAGCGTGGAGTGCTGCAGTGTGGCGGTGACATATAAAACAGCATTTCCCACAAGGCCTTGCGCCGTCAATAAGGAAATGGGTTAGGTAATATCTTGCAGATACGGTTTTACCTGGAAACATTTGGGTTACTGTCAGTCGTTTTTACAGGTGTTTGGGAATGAGGTACTCGATCGTACAAGTTTCGAGCACTTGAAGTTTtcgcactttttttttttttttggtaagtTAACTTTCCGCTAGCAGCAGCACAACTTGGGACGACAGTTGTACAAGACTTAATTCGATAAATACTAATGTAACGTCGCCTTCACGCACCTGCCGCGAGGTTTATTCAGACAGCACGGGATTCTACAAGTTACAccctttaaaatgtttccaatgTAGGAAGAAAAGGCCAAGTTGTTGTAAAAGTTGAAACGGTTAGCTAAATGCGTCCAAGTTACATGAATGACGTTAATGTTACCCCGCCGAAGATAAGACGCCAGAGAGCAACTGCCTTTTCCCGCTGACGTTTTCTGACCCTagtttgagggggaaaaatcaaaacatgttTGATGGAAAAAGATAAACATTTTGTTGGCTGGTTGCTTCTAATGGCTCCACACCCACACTGCTTACTGTCTCCCACTCTCACTTTCGGTCTTATTTATGGGCAGCAGATGCAGCGGGCTGGCCCTTCCTCTCCCAGCTGTTCCTCCACCTCTGCCTGTTTCCCCCTCGGCCACCTAAACAACACGGCTGAATGTGGAAGTGAGACCACAGCTGAGCCAGAGAAACGCGAAGTGAGAGCAAATAACACGGTGAGTAGCAGTCAGAGAGATAGAGAAGGGAAAAATCACCAGACGCAGCAGTAACTCCTAAAAGATGCACAGCTCGGTGTGGTAGAGCAGGGAGAGTTGTCAGTGTCAGAGCAGCTGGGGACAAGGTAAGGCACCCAACACTGGTGCACACTTCAGTGTCAGCCCGTTAAATGTCCATGATAAAATGTTGAGTTTGATGTGATGTTGAAATAAATAGTGTTAGTTAAAGGTTGGAAGAAATGATCAACAATGAATGAACCGCTTCTGTTTCAATCTAGTAGTATTTTCAAAGGTTCTCAGGTTGCTTAAAggaattattttttgttttcacacacTTTTATATTTTCTAGTATTCACTGAATGTAGTTAACATTCAATCATGGCAGTAAGCTGCTGCTTTTATCCACTTCAACTGACAAACCACGAGCAAGAAGGTATTTAATGGGGATTTGATGCATAATACGCCAAAGTTAAAACAGTGACACGTTTTTTAGACATCTTGGCGCCTTATAGCCATTATTTCAACCGCATTTCAattaccatccatccatcgtcaaccgcttatcctgcgtgcaGGGTCCATTTCAATTACCTTACATTTTTAACCAAAGTTAGCCCAGTTTTAATCTAGACTTAGACGCCATTTCACCTACAAATGACCAAAATCAGTGCTGGCACTAGTGACTACCTCATGCTGGGACTGGATCAGCAACATGACACTGTGTCTGTGTAACCACTACACTGTCCTGCCACCCTATCCGTTCTgatttagttgtttttattgGTTTAGCCTACAGATCTCTACAAGATGCAGTCCATCGTGAGCTTCTACATATGCCACCTGCTGTGCCTGGGCCTGGGCCTGGCCTGCgtggtgtgcgtgtgtttgtggaACAGCCGGTGGCGCGGCGGTTTCGCCTGGGACGCCTCGACCCTGCAGTTCAACTGGCACCCTGTCCTGATGGTGACAGGTCTGGTTGTGGTGTACGGCAACGGTGAGTGCCTTTTCAAATTTGGATCTTGCATggtttcatttctgtttctcaCTTCTGTTCTTCCTGACAGCCAGACTGTAGTAGGGTAATTACACATTACAGGTTTCGTAGAGACTTGGTATATAATTTCAGTGTGAGGTAAGGTCCACAGTGACTGTTTTGCTTTAAGTGCCACACCTCAGCGATTTTctgatgtaaataaacatatgaaACTAAAGAAGGTGCCTTTCAGCAAGAAGCTGTGATGGTACATGATGGCACTGGACATTATATTGTAATGATTTTTTGGATGCATTCATGTGAAAACAATCATTCAGTACATGGTAGGAACTTCACACTTCTGCtaagtcagtgtttcccattcactGTAACGGACCGAGTGGACAGGCAGGTCAGTTagcaactttatcctgtcagtttctctctgtacaaagacatttattcatttagctgatgcttttatccaaagcaagaggttaagtgtcttgctcagggacacaatggtggggaacagtggggattgaacccgggtctctcacaccaaaggcatgtgtcttatccattgcaccaccATCACCACTCCTGGTAACGAGTGTCGCAGTAtaagagtcctacctgaagagaggctatgaagtcttcatgttacgcgatacgagaaccacatacaacattatttatcaaattgggtcggactctGGTCAGACTTAATGAATTTAGCACGAGGATACAAACGTGACAAggcccggttttcaaaataaggtatcTAAACAGTATGGTAATAAAATTAATTGGATTAACactgaaagtataaaacatattacatgtgtccattataagttaaaaaacaacaacatgttagGGAATTTacttttctattctttgatttagggtttttggaaaaacattaaatttgttgacttgttgctgtttcatcaccatttatagctctacaataggtttatgatcaaatggtttattagagcacaacattgtttacaagcgtaaaaagttcttcatagatactgcaccaaattaatgcatttaactttaaaatgtacaaaattttctttctttacccCCCGAGAGTGTCCGAGGCCCACCCAGCATAGTCTGCTCATGATATAATGTATAGTTTTACCTCTTAAAACCTCTGTAAAggattcaaataaaacaatcagTTAAACTGCACACAAATCATAGACAAGCAAATTAATTTATATTGCATGTCTCAAATTCTGTGTGCTAGTATATCAGCTGTCACACTCCTACTGATAACAAGTTTTACAATACATTCCAAAGGTCTCTTTATTCACCTCATTTAGATGGTTAGGCATACACATCTGCACATACAGattcaaaagataaaacaaagatTTAGATATTTGATTctaaaatatcaatataaaCATGATTTAGTATTGAACTTAAACTAAGCTGGGATATACAGTAGATATCTCTACTATTAGTCAAGCTCTTAAAACACCAGATCCTACATTTCCAACGATGCAGTGGCATTTTTCATTAGACTTTCTCTGCTGGGCAAATGCCCATGTCTTTCCAACTCTATGCCTCCAGTTGGAAATTCAGACtttctgttaaaatgacatCATCATGGTTATGTCACGGAAGACATTAACAACTACAATGCACAGCGTTTAAATCCATTTCACATCTGCGTCTGTGGTTGCGTCCTTCCCCACAGGAGCCGTGTTGTACCGCATCCCCCTGACCTGGGGTCAGAATAAACTCCCCTGGAAGCTGCTGCATGCTGCACTGATGCTCCTCGCCCTGGTCCTGTCAATCGTGGGGCTTTGTGCTGTGTTCGACTTCCACAATGCCAAGAACACTCCCAACCTCTACTCCTTGCACAGCTGGATTGGAATCGCTGCTACAGCTCTTTTCGCCATACAGGTAAACGACCTTACGTGCAGAAACAGATTCACTTTATTAGTCGCGTGCAATATGGTGGCATGactttttttctcattctgAAACATGGTTGAGTTTTGGTTATTTGCCtttgtgtttgctgtttttgtggATGTGTGTCCATGCATTCGTCCATTCAGTGGGTGGTGGGTGTGGCTGGCTTCCTCCTGCCCTGCTCCCCCATGTCACTACGTAAACTCCTGAAACCCGTCCATGTGTGGATGGGAGGCAGCATACTGTCGCTCAGCATCGCTGCCTGCATTTCTGGAATCAACGAGaaacttttctttgttctgtGAGTGCCGTATTTCTGTGATACTTTTGCATTCATATTTTCCTTAAAGATAAACTGATAACATTGCCctcttaaatgtttatttttgcagAAAAGGAAACAGCAGTGGAGCTCAGCCATACGCTAGCCTTCCACCTGaggctgtgttagcaaacacgTTAGGGGTTTTGATTGTAGCCTTTGGCTTGGTTGTCCTAATGATTTTGTCCAACCATAAATGGCAGCGACCAGACTCCAGGCCTGAGAATATGGCTTACACGGTGAGAATATCAGTGCAGTTGATATGCAGTAAACAAGATTAgaggatttattttaattaagttttgCATAATCATTCTCATCTACTCTCTTCCACAGCCATTGCTTCaagaagaaaatgaatgaaGGAAATTCCCAAAATGCTCACATTAACCGTCCATGCAAAATCAGTTGAACCATCACAGATGACAGGTGGCCTAAAGACAATTGATGAGTTCTGTTTTGAATGTACAAACAGCTGTCTGAACAATGTGAGAATTATCTGTGTGTGCTGTGGATGTAAATATGTATTTGAAGatactatttaaaaatgttttttgccatgcataaaaaataattgtttcatttcattcaaagCTGTGACATTTTCTTCTTCCATGATGCACTGTGGCTTTTACATCATGCAGTAAAGCTGTAGCTGGACCAAGGTATTAAAGTTTATGATAATATACTGTAGGATTTACGAACTACAGTGTATTTACTGTGATGCTGTTCCCAGGAGGACACTTTTAGCTAGCACATAGTTTGTCAATCGCTGGCACAAGTATTAAGTTGGCTGTAATGCCCTTTTATCATCGAAAACCTTTGCGATAGAGTTTAAGGTGGCATCATTTATCTGTCACTTTATTTCAGTGTAAGTATCCAAACAGTCTGACTTCTGAAGTTTAGCAAATCTTataagcaacattatgtaagctTAGTTTTTTGTGTTCGATATGTCGCCCCCACCGTTATTCAACGATTGTAATTCACCGCTGTCGTAAATGAGGACAGCTGAaacgtgcatttgttatgattacattacttatgatcaaaaaTGAACTagtttgctaacacagccaaacatcaagcaagtgcgacAACACAAACCATGgcaatattacttactagtccaacagagaTTTCATGGAAACTCTCGCCAACATCAGgcagcctcttgcttggtcactctcgTTTTTTCTTAGCTTCCTCCGTCAACGTCCTCTTTGGTCTCCCCTCGTCTCTGCCGTTAGTTAAAGTAATGTCCatggaggctgctgagcccagtTATGTTGCCCGCtcaacaccagcagcagcataatgttgcttgaaacttaGGTGGCAAGCTAGCCAGCAAACGCTGCAAGAGCGCTTGAAGCTTTTGAAGATGTTATAAGATAAAACTACTACATACTATTgctttaatgtattttaacagtttttgacAGGGTAATTGTTTCaggtgtttgatttttttttatagattgtTTGTTTGGGATGTGGGTTGACCATGGGATACTGTTTTAGAATATTTTACCACAGATATGTGTTCCTAAGGTGAAGAATGAATCtccaagataaaaaaaaataaattgttttatattatgAGTTTAATGTCTGTGTCTATGACCAGTGTACTCACTTCTTTCAGATTAATTCAGATGCCATCATGAATTAGTATGAACCTGCAGCAATATGCGTTGTTATTACTCTGGTTGGCATTTGCAGTTGGACTGTAATGTAATTGTTAATCTGGAATTTAAATTTTGTTATCCCTCATGATAGAATATACAGCTGCTGAAAATACATTATTTCTTTTACAGAGGGTTTCCAGAACTTTTAGATTTGAAATGTACTCTGATTAATAAATCATCTTAGGTCCACATAAAAGAATCTGTCAAAATATGTCAGATAAGGGCCTCCGGCTTAAAGCAAGCCTTAGGACTTGCAGGGCAACTAGTTAAACCAAAACTAGAATGAAAGCCAACAACCAGGCTGTAAACTCTAATTTCTTCCTGAGTGCTGAACAATGATGCAAGATTCTCCCAAGATTATCTGACGATGGAATCTGTCTCTGtggtcaaaacaaaacaggacagaagaaaaaacagGTATGATTAGGCTGATTCCTGGTCCATTgcagacagtttactgtcacagttGACTTTAATAACAGATCTTTGCTGAAGTACTTTGTTTGCCAAAGCCACAAAAGACAGAAGTAGAGAAACCCTCTGGGGGAAGTCTGCAGAGAACGTGTACACCACAGGGCTCAACATAGAATTGTGTCTATGTGAAACCACTGAAACACAAGAGCTGCTTTCCATATCACATACtacttcttttaacttttacCATTGAATGCAGTATCCACACAACTGGGACATGCTACTTTGTCATACTTTGTTCATACATCTGTCACAGTCCATAGCACAAAATTTGTTCTTAACATATacactgatcagccataacagtatgaccactgacaggtgaagtgaaaaACACTAATTACctcgttaccatggcacctgtaAGTGGGTGGGATACATTAGGCAATAAGTGAACTTTGTAACCTCAAAGtgtgatgtgttagaagcaggaaaaatggacAAGTGTAAAGATTTGAGTGACTATGACTACTGTGATGGCCAGACGACTGGATCAGAGCATGTCCCaaactgcagctcttgtgggGTGTTCACGGTCTGCTGCTAAtgtcttggtgccagataccacaatacaccttcagaggtctagtggagtccatgTCTCGATGGATCAGGGCTGTTTTGGTAGCAAAGGGGggacctacacaatattaggcaggtggtcataatgttatggctgaccGGTGAATGTTGTACTTATGCTGCATTCTAGACAAATCAGAACTCAAAAACATCCAACCTCTTCTACAAAAAGTATAGGGAACTCAAGTTCCTACTTGTAAACTCAGAGTCCATCTACCTGGACTTCATGAAGAAGCAGTTGTCTGACATCACACAACGATGGCATTACCCATGGAAGCGCTTATTGTAAATGCTAAACAACAACTAAAAGGCAATGTAAAGTATATTTGCCTGTCAGttatatagtaaaacctgttctttGAGGTTGGAAGTTTTCACTGGGAAATTCTGAAATCCAGCTTTTATGCAGGTTATGCAGCATTCCACATGAATGCCCTGTCATTGCGGCTTGTGCTATCTGTCTGTGCtggttctttaaaaaaaatgtgcctctaaagctcactgattaacacatgacctgtacaaaaactgaagcGAAGCAACATCAACAAACTGACACTCAcgataatgctaacatgctgatgtatAGCACCATCTTAGTTTGGGTTTGTTTGGTAGCAAGCTCATATTTgcaaattagcactaaacacaaagtacatctGAGGGCGATGgagtgttttgcaggtatttggtcactGGTCATACCGGACAAAtaaaaattttgacctgatgatggcaatAGATGAATTACAATTCATTCTGAGGGGGACATGGATGTCTGTACCAATCATGAcagtccatccaatagttgttcaGACATTTCAGTGCTGAACCAACCGAACAACTGGTTGTTTCTCAGAGGGTTACGTACTGGACCTTTTCTTAATCTGACAGTGGCTTCCATGAACCTTGTGTGGCCTTTTGTGAGGTTACCCGGCAACAGCTAATAATTTGACACTTTCCAGCCACTATTTACTCTGTTTCCCGCATTTCCTGTTTCTATGCATATTTAATACAGACATGTAAGGTATTGAACTTCTCATCTAACTtatgcaagaaagtgaataagcatttTTGCCCAATCCCTTTATCCTTTATTCACTATAAGTGATATCTTGTATGATGCATATCTCtttctttattcattcatttctatttCAAGTCGTGTATCTAGTCCAGGTGTGCTCTCTGTACCTGCATGCGGGACAACACTGATAATATGCAAACTCAACAATGAAATTACCCCTTCAGGAGTTTAAATTTGATGGGAAATGACAGATTTGTGTCACATGTCCCTGATGATCAAAATCAGAACAGCGGCAGCCGCACCCAGGGCTCTGGCAACTCAACTATGCAGAAATAAAAGAGGGGAAGATGAAGTGAGTTCATCAACACTGATCATGATCAGTCACTGCTAGATGTGTCTAAAATTAAAGAACCGGCAGCAAACTCTCTCTACGGATGCTGCAAAGGCTGAGAGTGAAAGTGGAGGAACTCATGATCATCACATGCCAAAAACACCTC
This genomic window contains:
- the LOC123960906 gene encoding lysosomal membrane ascorbate-dependent ferrireductase CYB561A3 isoform X1, with the translated sequence MEKDKHFVGWLLLMAPHPHCLLSPTLTFGLIYGQQMQRAGPSSPSCSSTSACFPLGHLNNTAECGSETTAEPEKREVRANNTPTDLYKMQSIVSFYICHLLCLGLGLACVVCVCLWNSRWRGGFAWDASTLQFNWHPVLMVTGLVVVYGNGAVLYRIPLTWGQNKLPWKLLHAALMLLALVLSIVGLCAVFDFHNAKNTPNLYSLHSWIGIAATALFAIQWVVGVAGFLLPCSPMSLRKLLKPVHVWMGGSILSLSIAACISGINEKLFFVLKGNSSGAQPYASLPPEAVLANTLGVLIVAFGLVVLMILSNHKWQRPDSRPENMAYTPLLQEENE
- the LOC123960906 gene encoding lysosomal membrane ascorbate-dependent ferrireductase CYB561A3 isoform X2, whose protein sequence is MQRAGPSSPSCSSTSACFPLGHLNNTAECGSETTAEPEKREVRANNTPTDLYKMQSIVSFYICHLLCLGLGLACVVCVCLWNSRWRGGFAWDASTLQFNWHPVLMVTGLVVVYGNGAVLYRIPLTWGQNKLPWKLLHAALMLLALVLSIVGLCAVFDFHNAKNTPNLYSLHSWIGIAATALFAIQWVVGVAGFLLPCSPMSLRKLLKPVHVWMGGSILSLSIAACISGINEKLFFVLKGNSSGAQPYASLPPEAVLANTLGVLIVAFGLVVLMILSNHKWQRPDSRPENMAYTPLLQEENE